One window of the Etheostoma spectabile isolate EspeVRDwgs_2016 chromosome 16, UIUC_Espe_1.0, whole genome shotgun sequence genome contains the following:
- the LOC116704218 gene encoding KN motif and ankyrin repeat domain-containing protein 1 isoform X2 — MAQGSYVLRNVSGQSTEECVPNYLGSDYSYQLDVDYRKSVDSFQNGATIKRLSLKRRPRVAVNNVEKTQSDISSSQWHSAESLSSSSSDDTRLLGMSSTTKGRPPLPPPHRSSLDNKPARNEGPATSQILNEPKPQPAARSLGLQRQSPVMERTLMETLKHLEQEVRSQPPPQPAPRRRLASFGGVSSHGSHSPFTGLGAYNQNNNGNKPTGTEGDKHVHLSSSLGSRGSTGCLRLSPQSSGRTTPVTGLGPMHLQHVRDQMVVALKRLKELEEQVTIIPILQVKISVLQEEKRQLVSQLNNHSDNEDINGVIWQRAYGKEKSDIDNKVINEEGPEGIVRSDCTDFREFRELTEEMNAWERTTRGGHLQKLHENAHSLLHDKAINSVTVGTDNDITLSQPTKENKYVNTDQVNTRSIASEVSEVSLGIYTEQEAEIDAQQLIIGALKERICHLEAELKESALKTEMSRLKLELQAAGARNRADKASFARPSTVSTGIEARPHTTSQAVGNHTELRDASTGEAIEVKTVGVSCWRPELKNVCAGPDVPMSHWEVREQVETMEKGVGIRVLTNTQGVGREIKLCDAETNTEVPVENLGSKKRKMKYNSVGCGDCSVDVIVCEAKEVVSQGIATDQVRGVDLGIMATPQTTSHRTNTVSSSVSRFTNTRHAFNTDSSTNTVLSTQDKHTNTTQTVTRTVSVGNRVKDIKCPLKTCTVGVGTVNVPGSALKQTPGTVTKITRDSGVGLTNINDNFLVGLKSRNMACGPSHLPDPIKTRSIGVGEGRVRDLSVSSSTPGQIIQQSSQSQWAPELNHYIEKMHWLLREHGELLTGDHAHQRDGFVQQHSGQGSASSKLSCNNKAAAQRGPEVPLLDSQPPVSRESQSPSQLSVDSNECEKANPGICQQGGSDSEVRRMIQMLEHQASSALQDRSTNAGVLRSVMKKQNGDQGCSSNRKSMKLMRVTTGLDPMSSYEHFASEKANPEEVERGGNKKSREASQDGTQGRKGKGGSNKVSKGSAKSQTQRCKMSETMFSACQALKLHLSDDTALSSSKLHDCLQTIQQEWSSVSSHKSASADTIGNYLATFRVISPLVLQYIANMADSNGNTALHYSVSNSNFGIVKKLLDAEVCNVDQQNKAGYTAIMLAALAAVESPEDMTVVEQLFTKGDVNAKASQAGQTALMLAVSHGRMDMVRALLAQGAEINLQDDEGSTALMCSSEHGHADIVRVLLAQPDCDATLTDSV; from the exons GTCAAAGCACTGAAGAGTGTGTTCCTAACTACCTGGGGAGTGACTATAGTTATCAGTTGGACGTGGACTACCGTAAGAGTGTGGACAGTTTCCAAAACGGCGCAACCATTAAGCGGTTAAGCCTTAAAAGGAGGCCCAGAGTGGCTGtcaataatgtggaaaaaacGCAAAGTGACATTTCATCCAGCCAGTGGCATTCTGCAGAATCTTTGTCATCATCTAGCAGTGACGATACAAGACTACTGGGCATGTCTTCTACCACAAAAGGTcgacctcctcttcctccaccacaTCGTTCCTCATTGGATAACAAACCTGCCAGGAATGAAGGACCAGCAACCTCGCAGATACTTAATGAGCCAAAGCCTCAACCTGCTGCAAGATCTCTTGGATTACAAAGACAAAGCCCTGTGATGGAAAGGACCTTAATGGAGACCCTCAAACACTTAGAACAGGAGGTGAGGAGCCAGCCTCCACCTCAGCCCGCTCCCCGGCGTCGGCTGGCAAGCTTTGGAGGGGTAAGTTCTCATGGGTCGCATTCCCCCTTCACTGGCTTGGGCGCATATAATCAGAACAACAATGGGAACAAGCCTACTGGGACAGAAGGTGATAAACATGTCCACCTTAGCTCATCCCTGGGCAGTAGAGGCAGCACAGGATGCCTAAGGCTGAGCCCACAGAGCTCTGGGAGAACCACCCCAGTTACAGGTCTCGGCCCCATGCACCTGCAGCATGTCCGTGACCAGATGGTGGTAGCTCTGAAGAGGCTCAAGGAGCTGGAGGAGCAGGTGACAATCATCCCTATCCTTCAGGTAAAAATCTCAGTCCTTCAGGAGGAAAAGAGGCAACTGGTCTCTCAACTCAACAACCATAGTGACAATGAGGACATAAATGGTGTGATCTGGCAGAGAGCATATGGCAAAGAAAAGTCTGACATTGACAATAAGGTGATTAACGAGGAAGGACCTGAAGGTATAGTCAGAAGTGACTGCACCGACTTCAGGGAGTTCAGGGAACTGACTGAAGAGATGAATGCATGGGAAAGAACCACCAGGGGTGGACATTTGCAAAAATTGCATGAAAACGCCCATAGCCTTCTGCATGACAAGGCTATCAACTCAGTCACAGTGGGAACTGATAACGATATTACCTTGTCTCAACCcactaaagaaaacaaatatgtgAACACTGATCAAGTAAATACAAGGTCCATTGCATCAGAAGTGTCGGAAGTTAGTCTGGGAATTTACACAGAACAGGAAGCAGAGATTGATGCCCAACAACTAATAATTGGTGCCTTAAAGGAGAGAATTTGTCACTTAGAAGCAGAGTTAAAAGAATCTGCTCTCAAGACAGAGATGAGTCGTCTGAAACTAGAGCTTCAGGCTGCAGGAGCAAGGAACCGAGCTGATAAAGCCTCCTTTGCTAGACCATCCACTGTGAGCACAGGCATCGAGGCAAGGCCTCACACCACAAGCCAGGCAGTGGGTAATCACACAGAGCTCCGAGATGCCAGCACAGGGGAGGCAATAGAGGTGAAGACTGTGGGAGTGTCATGTTGGAGGCCTGAGCTGAAGAATGTTTGCGCAGGACCAGATGTACCCATGAGCCACTGGGAGGTCAGGGAGCAAGTAGAGACCATGGAAAAGGGTGTTGGTATCCGAGTTCTTACGAACACACAAGGAGTTGGGCGGGAGATAAAGTTATGTGATGCAGAAACCAACACAGAGGTACCAGTGGAGAATCTGGGGTCtaagaaaagaaagatgaagTATAATTCAGTGGGTTGTGGGGACTGTTCTGTTGATGTAATTGTCTGCGAAGCAAAGGAAGTGGTTTCTCAAGGTATTGCCACAGATCAAGTCAGAGGTGTGGATCTGGGAATCATGGCCACACCCCAGACAACTTCCCATCGTACCAACACTGTATCCAGCTCAGTGTCTCGCTTTACCAACACCAGACATGCCTTCAACACAGACTCCAGCACTAATACTGTCCTAAGTACCCaagacaaacacaccaacaccactCAGACTGTTACCAGGACAGTGTCAGTAGGCAACAGGGTCAAAGACATTAAATGCCCACTGAAGACCTGCACGGTTGGTGTAGGAACTGTAAATGTACCAGGAAGCGCCTTAAAACAAACACCAGGGACAGTCACCAAGATAACTCGAGACTCTGGTGTTGGATTAACAAATATTAATGATAATTTTCTGGTTGGACTGAAATCCCGAAATATGGCATGTGGACCATCCCATCTGCCTGACCCCATCAAGACAAGGAGCATCggtgtgggggaggggagggtACGGGATTTGTCAGTTTCATCCAGTACACCTGGCCAGATAATTCAGCAATCCTCACAGTCCCAGTGGGCCCCCGAGCTGAACCATTACATAGAGAAGATGCACTGGCTGCTCAGGGAGCACGGGGAACTGCTCACAGGGGACCACGCTCATCAGAGGGACGGGTTCGTCCAGCAGCACAGTGGACAAGGAAGTGCCAGCTCAAAGTTGTCCTGTAATAACAAAGCTGCAGCACAAAGAGGACCAGAAGTCCCTCTTTTAGATTCCCAGCCACCAG TCAGCAGAGAGTCTCAGTCCCCATCTCAACTCTCAGTTGACTCTAATGAGTGTGAAAAAGCAAACCCAGGAATTTGCCAACAGGGTGGCAGTGATTCAGAGGTGAGAAGAATGATACAGATGTTGGAACATCAGGCATCTTCAGCTCTGCAAg ATAGGTCCACGAATGCCGGTGTGCTGCGGTCTGTAATGAAGAAACAAAATGGTGACCAAGGCTGTAGCAGCAACAGGAAGAGCATGAAGTTAATGAGGGTGACCACAGG ATTGGACCCCATGTCATCTTACGAGCACTTTGCCAGTGAGAAGGCTAACCCAGAGGAAGTGGAAAGGGGAGGAAACAAAAAATCAAGGGAAGCTTCTCAAGATGGAACGCAAGGTAGAAAGGGTAAAGGTGGCTCCAACAAGGTGTCCAAAGGGTCTGCAAAATCCCAAACACAGAG GTGTAAGATGAGTGAAACGATGTTTTCTGCATGTCAAGCCTTGAAGTTACACCTAAGTGATGACACAGCTTTATCCAGCAGCAAATTG CATGACTGTCTACAAACAATCCAGCAAGAGTGGTCGTCAGTGTCCAGCCACAAGTCAGCTTCTGCTGACACTATAGGGAATTACTTGGCTACATTTCGGGTCATTTCACCTTTAGTATTGCAGTATATAGCTAATATGGCTGACAGCAATGGAAACACAGCTCTGCACTACAGTGTGTCTAACTCCAACTTTGGCATTGTCAAGAAGTTGCTTGATGCAG AGGTGTGTAACGTCGATCAACAGAACAAAGCCGGTTACACGGCCATCATGCTGGCGGCACTCGCAGCTGTGGAAAGTCCAGAGGACATGACAGTTGTGGAGCAGCTGTTCACAAAAGGAGACGTGAATGCGAAGGCAAGCCAG GCCGGTCAGACAGCTCTGATGCTGGCTGTGAGCCATGGCAGGATGGACATGGTGAGGGCACTCCTGGCACAGGGTGCCGAGATCAATCTCCAGGACGACGAGGGCTCCACAGCGCTGATGTGTTCAAGCGAGCATGGCCACGCCGACATTGTTAGAGTACTTCTGGCACAGCCAGACTGTGATGCCACCCTGACTGATAGTGTAT ga
- the LOC116704218 gene encoding KN motif and ankyrin repeat domain-containing protein 1 isoform X1, which translates to MAQGSYVLRNVSGQSTEECVPNYLGSDYSYQLDVDYRKSVDSFQNGATIKRLSLKRRPRVAVNNVEKTQSDISSSQWHSAESLSSSSSDDTRLLGMSSTTKGRPPLPPPHRSSLDNKPARNEGPATSQILNEPKPQPAARSLGLQRQSPVMERTLMETLKHLEQEVRSQPPPQPAPRRRLASFGGVSSHGSHSPFTGLGAYNQNNNGNKPTGTEGDKHVHLSSSLGSRGSTGCLRLSPQSSGRTTPVTGLGPMHLQHVRDQMVVALKRLKELEEQVTIIPILQVKISVLQEEKRQLVSQLNNHSDNEDINGVIWQRAYGKEKSDIDNKVINEEGPEGIVRSDCTDFREFRELTEEMNAWERTTRGGHLQKLHENAHSLLHDKAINSVTVGTDNDITLSQPTKENKYVNTDQVNTRSIASEVSEVSLGIYTEQEAEIDAQQLIIGALKERICHLEAELKESALKTEMSRLKLELQAAGARNRADKASFARPSTVSTGIEARPHTTSQAVGNHTELRDASTGEAIEVKTVGVSCWRPELKNVCAGPDVPMSHWEVREQVETMEKGVGIRVLTNTQGVGREIKLCDAETNTEVPVENLGSKKRKMKYNSVGCGDCSVDVIVCEAKEVVSQGIATDQVRGVDLGIMATPQTTSHRTNTVSSSVSRFTNTRHAFNTDSSTNTVLSTQDKHTNTTQTVTRTVSVGNRVKDIKCPLKTCTVGVGTVNVPGSALKQTPGTVTKITRDSGVGLTNINDNFLVGLKSRNMACGPSHLPDPIKTRSIGVGEGRVRDLSVSSSTPGQIIQQSSQSQWAPELNHYIEKMHWLLREHGELLTGDHAHQRDGFVQQHSGQGSASSKLSCNNKAAAQRGPEVPLLDSQPPVSRESQSPSQLSVDSNECEKANPGICQQGGSDSEVRRMIQMLEHQASSALQDRSTNAGVLRSVMKKQNGDQGCSSNRKSMKLMRVTTGLDPMSSYEHFASEKANPEEVERGGNKKSREASQDGTQGRKGKGGSNKVSKGSAKSQTQRCKMSETMFSACQALKLHLSDDTALSSSKLHDCLQTIQQEWSSVSSHKSASADTIGNYLATFRVISPLVLQYIANMADSNGNTALHYSVSNSNFGIVKKLLDAEVCNVDQQNKAGYTAIMLAALAAVESPEDMTVVEQLFTKGDVNAKASQAGQTALMLAVSHGRMDMVRALLAQGAEINLQDDEGSTALMCSSEHGHADIVRVLLAQPDCDATLTDSDESTALSIALEAGHNDIAVLLYAHANFSKGQTAAAARHSGKSLSSSGGRNTFE; encoded by the exons GTCAAAGCACTGAAGAGTGTGTTCCTAACTACCTGGGGAGTGACTATAGTTATCAGTTGGACGTGGACTACCGTAAGAGTGTGGACAGTTTCCAAAACGGCGCAACCATTAAGCGGTTAAGCCTTAAAAGGAGGCCCAGAGTGGCTGtcaataatgtggaaaaaacGCAAAGTGACATTTCATCCAGCCAGTGGCATTCTGCAGAATCTTTGTCATCATCTAGCAGTGACGATACAAGACTACTGGGCATGTCTTCTACCACAAAAGGTcgacctcctcttcctccaccacaTCGTTCCTCATTGGATAACAAACCTGCCAGGAATGAAGGACCAGCAACCTCGCAGATACTTAATGAGCCAAAGCCTCAACCTGCTGCAAGATCTCTTGGATTACAAAGACAAAGCCCTGTGATGGAAAGGACCTTAATGGAGACCCTCAAACACTTAGAACAGGAGGTGAGGAGCCAGCCTCCACCTCAGCCCGCTCCCCGGCGTCGGCTGGCAAGCTTTGGAGGGGTAAGTTCTCATGGGTCGCATTCCCCCTTCACTGGCTTGGGCGCATATAATCAGAACAACAATGGGAACAAGCCTACTGGGACAGAAGGTGATAAACATGTCCACCTTAGCTCATCCCTGGGCAGTAGAGGCAGCACAGGATGCCTAAGGCTGAGCCCACAGAGCTCTGGGAGAACCACCCCAGTTACAGGTCTCGGCCCCATGCACCTGCAGCATGTCCGTGACCAGATGGTGGTAGCTCTGAAGAGGCTCAAGGAGCTGGAGGAGCAGGTGACAATCATCCCTATCCTTCAGGTAAAAATCTCAGTCCTTCAGGAGGAAAAGAGGCAACTGGTCTCTCAACTCAACAACCATAGTGACAATGAGGACATAAATGGTGTGATCTGGCAGAGAGCATATGGCAAAGAAAAGTCTGACATTGACAATAAGGTGATTAACGAGGAAGGACCTGAAGGTATAGTCAGAAGTGACTGCACCGACTTCAGGGAGTTCAGGGAACTGACTGAAGAGATGAATGCATGGGAAAGAACCACCAGGGGTGGACATTTGCAAAAATTGCATGAAAACGCCCATAGCCTTCTGCATGACAAGGCTATCAACTCAGTCACAGTGGGAACTGATAACGATATTACCTTGTCTCAACCcactaaagaaaacaaatatgtgAACACTGATCAAGTAAATACAAGGTCCATTGCATCAGAAGTGTCGGAAGTTAGTCTGGGAATTTACACAGAACAGGAAGCAGAGATTGATGCCCAACAACTAATAATTGGTGCCTTAAAGGAGAGAATTTGTCACTTAGAAGCAGAGTTAAAAGAATCTGCTCTCAAGACAGAGATGAGTCGTCTGAAACTAGAGCTTCAGGCTGCAGGAGCAAGGAACCGAGCTGATAAAGCCTCCTTTGCTAGACCATCCACTGTGAGCACAGGCATCGAGGCAAGGCCTCACACCACAAGCCAGGCAGTGGGTAATCACACAGAGCTCCGAGATGCCAGCACAGGGGAGGCAATAGAGGTGAAGACTGTGGGAGTGTCATGTTGGAGGCCTGAGCTGAAGAATGTTTGCGCAGGACCAGATGTACCCATGAGCCACTGGGAGGTCAGGGAGCAAGTAGAGACCATGGAAAAGGGTGTTGGTATCCGAGTTCTTACGAACACACAAGGAGTTGGGCGGGAGATAAAGTTATGTGATGCAGAAACCAACACAGAGGTACCAGTGGAGAATCTGGGGTCtaagaaaagaaagatgaagTATAATTCAGTGGGTTGTGGGGACTGTTCTGTTGATGTAATTGTCTGCGAAGCAAAGGAAGTGGTTTCTCAAGGTATTGCCACAGATCAAGTCAGAGGTGTGGATCTGGGAATCATGGCCACACCCCAGACAACTTCCCATCGTACCAACACTGTATCCAGCTCAGTGTCTCGCTTTACCAACACCAGACATGCCTTCAACACAGACTCCAGCACTAATACTGTCCTAAGTACCCaagacaaacacaccaacaccactCAGACTGTTACCAGGACAGTGTCAGTAGGCAACAGGGTCAAAGACATTAAATGCCCACTGAAGACCTGCACGGTTGGTGTAGGAACTGTAAATGTACCAGGAAGCGCCTTAAAACAAACACCAGGGACAGTCACCAAGATAACTCGAGACTCTGGTGTTGGATTAACAAATATTAATGATAATTTTCTGGTTGGACTGAAATCCCGAAATATGGCATGTGGACCATCCCATCTGCCTGACCCCATCAAGACAAGGAGCATCggtgtgggggaggggagggtACGGGATTTGTCAGTTTCATCCAGTACACCTGGCCAGATAATTCAGCAATCCTCACAGTCCCAGTGGGCCCCCGAGCTGAACCATTACATAGAGAAGATGCACTGGCTGCTCAGGGAGCACGGGGAACTGCTCACAGGGGACCACGCTCATCAGAGGGACGGGTTCGTCCAGCAGCACAGTGGACAAGGAAGTGCCAGCTCAAAGTTGTCCTGTAATAACAAAGCTGCAGCACAAAGAGGACCAGAAGTCCCTCTTTTAGATTCCCAGCCACCAG TCAGCAGAGAGTCTCAGTCCCCATCTCAACTCTCAGTTGACTCTAATGAGTGTGAAAAAGCAAACCCAGGAATTTGCCAACAGGGTGGCAGTGATTCAGAGGTGAGAAGAATGATACAGATGTTGGAACATCAGGCATCTTCAGCTCTGCAAg ATAGGTCCACGAATGCCGGTGTGCTGCGGTCTGTAATGAAGAAACAAAATGGTGACCAAGGCTGTAGCAGCAACAGGAAGAGCATGAAGTTAATGAGGGTGACCACAGG ATTGGACCCCATGTCATCTTACGAGCACTTTGCCAGTGAGAAGGCTAACCCAGAGGAAGTGGAAAGGGGAGGAAACAAAAAATCAAGGGAAGCTTCTCAAGATGGAACGCAAGGTAGAAAGGGTAAAGGTGGCTCCAACAAGGTGTCCAAAGGGTCTGCAAAATCCCAAACACAGAG GTGTAAGATGAGTGAAACGATGTTTTCTGCATGTCAAGCCTTGAAGTTACACCTAAGTGATGACACAGCTTTATCCAGCAGCAAATTG CATGACTGTCTACAAACAATCCAGCAAGAGTGGTCGTCAGTGTCCAGCCACAAGTCAGCTTCTGCTGACACTATAGGGAATTACTTGGCTACATTTCGGGTCATTTCACCTTTAGTATTGCAGTATATAGCTAATATGGCTGACAGCAATGGAAACACAGCTCTGCACTACAGTGTGTCTAACTCCAACTTTGGCATTGTCAAGAAGTTGCTTGATGCAG AGGTGTGTAACGTCGATCAACAGAACAAAGCCGGTTACACGGCCATCATGCTGGCGGCACTCGCAGCTGTGGAAAGTCCAGAGGACATGACAGTTGTGGAGCAGCTGTTCACAAAAGGAGACGTGAATGCGAAGGCAAGCCAG GCCGGTCAGACAGCTCTGATGCTGGCTGTGAGCCATGGCAGGATGGACATGGTGAGGGCACTCCTGGCACAGGGTGCCGAGATCAATCTCCAGGACGACGAGGGCTCCACAGCGCTGATGTGTTCAAGCGAGCATGGCCACGCCGACATTGTTAGAGTACTTCTGGCACAGCCAGACTGTGATGCCACCCTGACTGATAGT gaTGAAAGCACAGCCCTGTCCATTGCTCTGGAGGCAGGACATAATGACATTGCAGTGCTCCTTTATGCACATGCCAACTTCTCCAAAGGACAGACAGCG GCAGCTGCTCGTCACAGTGGCaaatctctctcctcctctggtgGCAGAAATACCTTTGAATGA